Proteins encoded in a region of the Magallana gigas chromosome 8, xbMagGiga1.1, whole genome shotgun sequence genome:
- the LOC105332687 gene encoding profilin-1, with product MSWDGWLPCMQTDGANTCSHDCGIFDPQGNPWAKTSNCNPAPANFSDFTKLFNSGMDCGVTSMTINNKKYFIIRADKEDKTIEGKCGPGGFCAAKGDTFVVVGFYNDASVQPGNNKKQVEKCRGDLAKALGQ from the exons atgtcTTGGGACGGATGGTTGCCTTGCATGCAGACTGATGGAGCAAATACGTGTTCTCACGATTGTGGAATATTTGATCCACAGGGAAACCCTTGGGCGAAAACATCAAACTGTAAC CCTGCACCTGCCAACTTTTCAGACTTTACTAAATTATTCAACAGTGGAATGGACTGCGGAGTCACGAGTATGAccatcaacaacaaaaagtatttCATTATCCGAGCTGATAAAGAGGACAAAACTATTGAAGGAAAGTGTGGACCAGGGGGATTCTGTGCTGCAAAGGGAGACACAT ttgtGGTAGTAGGCTTTTACAATGATGCATCTGTACAACCAGGAAACAACAAAAAGCAAGTGGAGAAATGCCGGGGAGACCTAGCCAAAGCCCTGGGGCAGTGA